One region of Populus trichocarpa isolate Nisqually-1 chromosome 4, P.trichocarpa_v4.1, whole genome shotgun sequence genomic DNA includes:
- the LOC7490826 gene encoding alcohol dehydrogenase-like 6 isoform X1, producing the protein MSSSIKQPNVITCKAAVAWGAGEALVMQEVEVSPPHPQEIRIKVVTTSLCRSDISALDSHAIFPRIFGHEASGIVESIGEGVTEFQEGDHVLTVFTGECKTCRQCMSGKSNMCQVLGLERRGVMHSDQGTRFSINGKPVYHYCAVSSFSEYTVVHTGCAVKVSSAAPLEKICLLSCGLAAGLGAAWNVADISKGSTVVIFGLGTVGLSVAQGARIRGASQIIGVDTNPEKCDKAKDFGITEFINPNDCNEPIQQVIKRITDGGADYSFECIGDTGMITTALQSCCDGWGLTVTLGVPKVKPEVSAHYGLFLSGRTLKGSLFGGWKPKSDLPSLVDMYMNKEIQIDEFITHNLPFEEINKAFELMREGKCLRCVIHMPK; encoded by the exons ATGTCATCTTCGATCAAGCAACCCAATGTCATCACTTGCAAAG CTGCGGTGGCATGGGGAGCTGGGGAGGCATTGGTGATGCAGGAAGTCGAAGTGAGTCCTCCACACCCTCAAGAGATCAGAATCAAAGTGGTCACTACCTCTCTCTGCCGCAGTGACATCTCTGCTTTGGATTCTCAT GCTATATTTCCTCGGATATTTGGCCATGAAGCATCAGG GATTGTTGAGAGTATTGGGGAGGGAGTGACTGAATTTCAAGAGGGTGACCATGTGCTCACAGTGTTCACCGGAGAATGCAAGACATGTAGACAGTGCATGTCTGGAAAAAGCAACATGTGCCAAGTATTGGGGTTGGAAAGGCGAGGTGTAATGCATAGTGACCAAGGAACACGCTTCTCGATCAATGGGAAACCAGTTTATCATTATTGTGCAGTTTCAAGTTTCAGTGAATATACAGTGGTGCACACTGGATGTGCTGTTAAAGTTAGCTCCGCTGCACCTCTGGAGAAAATATGCCTTCTTAGTTGTGGTCTAGCTGCTG GTTTGGGAGCAGCTTGGAATGTTGCTGATATATCTAAAGGATCAACTGTAGTGATTTTTGGTCTTGGGACTGTAGGCCTTTCT GTCGCGCAAGGTGCTAGAATTAGAGGGGCATCTCAAATAATTGGTGTTGACACTAACCCTGAAAAATGTGACAAGG CAAAGGATTTTGGAATAACTGAGTTTATCAACCCAAATGACTGCAACGAACCTATTCAACAG GTTATCAAACGTATTACTGATGGAGGGGCAGATTACTCATTTGAATGCATCGGTGACACTGGAATGATTACAACTGCATTACAATCTTGCTGTGAT GGATGGGGATTAACAGTTACTCTCGGTGTGCCAAAAGTTAAGCCTGAAGTATCTGCTCATTATGGCCTATTTCTTTCTGGAAGAACATTGAAGGGCTCTTTATTTGGAGGGTGGAAACCAAAATCAGATCTTCCTTCATTAGTTGACATGTATATGAATAAG GAAATCCAGATAGATGAGTTCATAACACATAATCTGCCATTTGAGGAAATCAACAAAGCTTTCGAACTCATGAGAGAAGGGAAGTGTCTACGCTGTGTCATCCACATGCCAAAATAA
- the LOC18097520 gene encoding UPF0426 protein At1g28150, chloroplastic, producing MALSVVSGSITTTSQWALKSQKLRRETQLPSWLNRSTISKHNKQVLNVTRVVKASCLFNPSNEPILKDALKEPVAFMGGMFAGLLRLDLNEDPLKEWVTRTVEASGITEEDIDAEGSQPEERVPLEIEIE from the exons ATGGCACTCTCTGTTGTCTCTGGTTCTATTACCACTACTTCCCAATGGGCCTTG AAATCGCAGAAGTTAAGAAGAGAAACCCAGTTACCCTCGTGGCTGAATCGAAGCACCATCAGCAAACATAATAAGCAAGTTCTTAATGTTACTAGGGTGGTTAAAGCTTCTTGTCTATTCAACCCCTCCAATGAACCCATCCTCAAAGATGCTCTCAAG GAACCAGTTGCATTCATGGGTGGGATGTTTGCGGGGCTCTTAAGGCTTGATTTAAACGAAGATCCACTCAAGGAATGGGTCACAAGGACTGTAGAAGCTTCTGGTATTACTGAAGAAGATATTGATGCTGAAGGTTCGCAACCAGAGGAACGAGTGCCGCTAGAGATAGAAATTGAATGA
- the LOC7494378 gene encoding NDR1/HIN1-like protein 6, with protein sequence MGDNQRIHPAVDVEAPPLAAPLVLRGLVASGKRSSSLSQQQPPLSLRTIPAVMQGSKLSQTTSCCCCKCICWTVGLLVLLLGIVGATAGILYLVFKPKIPNYSVDSLRISDLRLNFDMTLYATFDVKITANNPNKKIGIYYEKGGLLSVWYTDTKLCQGSIPKFYQGHQNITKLDVSLTGQTRYGSTLMRTLQEQQQTGRIPLDLKIDAPVSIKLGRLKLRKVRILGNCLLVVNSLSTNNLISIKASNCKFRLKL encoded by the coding sequence ATGGGAGATAACCAGAGAATTCATCCAGCAGTAGATGTGGAAGCGCCACCACTAGCAGCACCACTGGTGTTGCGAGGTTTGGTAGCATCTGGAAAGCGCAGTTCGAGTCTGAGTCAGCAGCAACCTCCACTGTCATTACGTACCATTCCAGCAGTTATGCAAGGGAGTAAGTTATCACAAACCACAAGCTGTTGCTGTTGCAAGTGCATATGTTGGACAGTAGGTCTCCTTGTCCTTCTACTAGGGATTGTCGGAGCCACCGCGGGCATTCTTTACCTTGTCTTCAAACCAAAAATCCCCAACTACTCCGTAGATAGCTTGAGAATAAGTGACCTGAGGCTCAACTTTGATATGACCTTATATGCTACATTCGATGTGAAGATCACAGCAAATAACCCAAAcaagaagattggaatttaCTACGAGAAAGGTGGGCTGCTGAGTGTATGGTACACAGACACTAAGCTTTGTCAAGGTTCAATACCAAAATTCTACCAAGGTCACCAGAACATAACAAAATTGGATGTGAGCTTAACAGGGCAAACACGGTATGGAAGCACTTTAATGAGGACATTGCAAGAGCAACAACAAACAGGACGTATTCCATTGGATCTTAAGATTGATGCACCAGTTTCTATCAAACTTGGGAGGTTGAAGCTGAGGAAGGTGAGGATCTTAGGGAATTGCTTGTTGGTGGTGAATAGCTTATCTACCAACAATCTGATTAGCATCAAGGCTAGTAATTGCAAGTTTAGATTAAAGCTTTGA
- the LOC7490826 gene encoding alcohol dehydrogenase-like 6 isoform X2, producing MIVESIGEGVTEFQEGDHVLTVFTGECKTCRQCMSGKSNMCQVLGLERRGVMHSDQGTRFSINGKPVYHYCAVSSFSEYTVVHTGCAVKVSSAAPLEKICLLSCGLAAGLGAAWNVADISKGSTVVIFGLGTVGLSVAQGARIRGASQIIGVDTNPEKCDKAKDFGITEFINPNDCNEPIQQVIKRITDGGADYSFECIGDTGMITTALQSCCDGWGLTVTLGVPKVKPEVSAHYGLFLSGRTLKGSLFGGWKPKSDLPSLVDMYMNKEIQIDEFITHNLPFEEINKAFELMREGKCLRCVIHMPK from the exons AT GATTGTTGAGAGTATTGGGGAGGGAGTGACTGAATTTCAAGAGGGTGACCATGTGCTCACAGTGTTCACCGGAGAATGCAAGACATGTAGACAGTGCATGTCTGGAAAAAGCAACATGTGCCAAGTATTGGGGTTGGAAAGGCGAGGTGTAATGCATAGTGACCAAGGAACACGCTTCTCGATCAATGGGAAACCAGTTTATCATTATTGTGCAGTTTCAAGTTTCAGTGAATATACAGTGGTGCACACTGGATGTGCTGTTAAAGTTAGCTCCGCTGCACCTCTGGAGAAAATATGCCTTCTTAGTTGTGGTCTAGCTGCTG GTTTGGGAGCAGCTTGGAATGTTGCTGATATATCTAAAGGATCAACTGTAGTGATTTTTGGTCTTGGGACTGTAGGCCTTTCT GTCGCGCAAGGTGCTAGAATTAGAGGGGCATCTCAAATAATTGGTGTTGACACTAACCCTGAAAAATGTGACAAGG CAAAGGATTTTGGAATAACTGAGTTTATCAACCCAAATGACTGCAACGAACCTATTCAACAG GTTATCAAACGTATTACTGATGGAGGGGCAGATTACTCATTTGAATGCATCGGTGACACTGGAATGATTACAACTGCATTACAATCTTGCTGTGAT GGATGGGGATTAACAGTTACTCTCGGTGTGCCAAAAGTTAAGCCTGAAGTATCTGCTCATTATGGCCTATTTCTTTCTGGAAGAACATTGAAGGGCTCTTTATTTGGAGGGTGGAAACCAAAATCAGATCTTCCTTCATTAGTTGACATGTATATGAATAAG GAAATCCAGATAGATGAGTTCATAACACATAATCTGCCATTTGAGGAAATCAACAAAGCTTTCGAACTCATGAGAGAAGGGAAGTGTCTACGCTGTGTCATCCACATGCCAAAATAA
- the LOC7490825 gene encoding uncharacterized protein LOC7490825 produces MMEQVEAARKRCSRVIDTIHKLPSQTNITESCKRTLLKLAQSELHFLSSRSTSTPHHTPLSVNIGHLEAVIHILQQPCITGVSRVCKPIPSSLPNRKKIESPTKNAVHVDIVCTLNKNPVWIIVSDRNPRYVSWFRDGKSSKGLKFRLEQVLGAAQSTQIMKPCSIVLFFSHGISDFVNEKLREEFGAWQLGLEFALFDFDLCEELEGGEWINVVANARSFQEACVFEIKVGGTKENTVLGSKYGVERSLSLNPTGLEMMEEVTKENLDDGFDSLISEMKLSLMKVKSVDVVGPGDFIGDDDGDDFINLDTTALIAIVSGNSNGCTEKLLATPEDELRKRFKGNYEFVIVQVKSEIQNPILAEMAGVIQGKRGIICESVLSEFKQLVSMCGGPNEKLRADKILKCLMVVPDSPSERMMGVPTTRKLALKNKVVFGTGDHWRAPTLTANMAFVRAVSQTGMPLFTIEHRPRALTGD; encoded by the exons ATGATGGAGCAAGTAGAAGCAGCAAGAAAGAGATGCTCAAGAGTCATTGACACCATACACAAATTACCTTCTCAAACCAACATCACTGAATCATGCAAACGCACTCTCCTCAAATTAGCCCAATCTGAGCTCCATTTCCTCTCCTCTCGCTCCACATCTACCCCCCACCACACGCCCCTCAG TGTTAATATTGGGCACTTAGAGGCTGTGATTCACATTCTACAACAACCCTGTATAACTGGAGTTTCACGGGTTTGCAAGCCAATTCCTTCATCACTTCCAAATAGGAAAAAGATTGAATCTCCTACAAAGAATGCGGTTCATGTTGATATTGTCTGTACTCTTAATAAAAACCCAGTTTGGATTATTGTTTCTGATAGGAACCCAAGATATGTTTCTTGGTTTAGAGATGGTAAAAGTAGTAAGGGCTTAAAATTTAGACTTGAACAAGTTTTGGGTGCTGCTCAATCTACTCAGATAATGAAACCTTGctctattgttttgtttttctcacacgGGATTAGTGATTTTGTTAACGAGAAGCTTAGAGAAGAATTTGGGGCATGGCAGCTTGGATTGGAGTTtgctttgtttgattttgatttatgtgaGGAATTAGAAGGTGGTGAATGGATTAATGTGGTTGCAAATGCAAGGTCATTTCAAGAGGCATGTGTTTTTGAAATCAAGGTTGGTGGTACAAAGGAAAATACAGTTTTGGGTTCTAAATATGGGGTTGAGAGGTCATTGAGTCTTAATCCTACTGGGCTGGAGATGATGGAAGAGGTTACAAAAGAAAACTTGGATGATGGttttgattctcttatttcGGAGATGAAGTTGTCATTGATGAAAGTTAAAAGTGTGGATGTTGTTGGGCCGGGGGATTTCATTggagatgatgatggtgatgattttATAAATCTTGATACAACAGCCTTAATTGCAATTGTATCAGGAAATAGCAATGGTTGTACTGAGAAACTTTTGGCTACACCAGAGGATGAATTAAGGAAGCGATTTAAAGGAAATTATGAGTTTGTGATTGTACAG GTCAAATCTGAAATTCAGAATCCAATACTTGCAGAGATGGCTGGTGTTATACAAGGAAAGAGAGGCATAATATGTGAAAGTGTTCTTTCAGAGTTTAAACAGTTGGTATCAATGTGTGGAGGGCCTAATGAGAAGCTTAGAGCGGATAAAATACTGAAATGCCTTAT GGTTGTGCCGGATAGTCCTTCAGAACGCATGATGGGCGTCCCAACAACAAGAAAGTTGGCATTGAAGAACAAGGTCGTTTTTGGGACTGGTGACCATTGGCGTGCTCCGACTTTAACAGCAAATATGGCATTTGTGCGAGCAGTTTCACAGACTGGGATGCCTCTGTTCACCATCGAGCATAGACCAAGGGCCTTAACTGGTGATTAG